In the genome of Arachis stenosperma cultivar V10309 chromosome 2, arast.V10309.gnm1.PFL2, whole genome shotgun sequence, the window CCACTTGGATCTCTCATATTGTTCTATTAAGACATTGCCAGACTCTTTGTGCAACTTGCGTAATTTGCAAACATTGAAGTTGTATGGTTGTTATGAGCTAACTATGTTGCCTAGTGGTTTGCATAATCTTGTGAGTTTGCGGCATCTTGATATTAGGGGAACTTCTTTGGAAGAAATGCCCCCAAAAATGAACAAGTTGATACACTTGGACATTTTAAGCGATTTTCTGGTGGGCAAGCATGAAAATAATGGAATCCGGGAATTAGGAGGAATCTCAAATCTTCATGGATCATTTGAGCTTAAGAAGTTGGAGAATGTGGTTGACGCCAAAGAAGCAAAGAGTGCAAGGATGATAGACAAGAAGCACATTGAGTGCATATTGATGGAATGGTCTTCAGGTGATGAGATAGTTTCAAACACGCAAACTGAAAGAGAGATATTGGACAGCTTGCAACCTCACAATGGGTTGAAAGAATTGACAATCAAGGGATACAGGGGTACAATATTTCCAGATTGGGTTGGGCATTCCTCCTACCAAAACATGACAAATGTATCTCTAGAGTCTTGCAAGAATTGCTGCATGCTGCCTGCACTTGGACAGCTGCCATCTCTTAAGGCCCTAAGCATTGAAGGTTTCGATCAGCTCAAGAGCATCGGCATGGAGTTTTACAAGAATGAAGGCGGTCAACATTCTTCGCATATTGCACTATTTCCCTCACTGGAGAGATTGGTATTTCGGCATATGCCATGTTGGCAAGTGTGGCAGTTACCTGAATCAGAAACTTTTCCTCAGCTCAGGGTGCTTGAAATAGTAAATTGTCCAATGTTAGAGAGAAATTCTTAGTGACGTATTCTGGAGAATCATTTCTTCTTTGTTGTCAGATGTTTCGAAAGTTCGAAAACTATGTATAAATAAAGATCGTAGAGGACAATCTGAAACGATGTATCTTGATGAGGATACTTTAAAAATTAAGGGATGTGAGTCGGTGATAGATTCTGTATTTAAGGCAATCGGCATTCACCAATTGCAATTCCCGGAGAAGCAACAACACAAGTATGATTTGGTAGAGCTACAAATAGGGAAGAACTGTGGTTCGCTTACCGTATTGCCGTTGGATGCCTTTCCCAATCTCAAGAATCTCGGGATACATAGGTCTGGTAATCTGGAATCAATTTCAATGTCAGAGCCACCACATGCTTCTCTTCAACATCTCTCCATCTGTGAATGTCCCGAATTTGTGTCATTTCCAGCACAAGGACTGGCTGCACCCGACTTGACTGATCTCGAAGTTTTCAGGTGCTCAAAGTTGGTGGCATTGCCACGTGGCATGAATACTCTCCTCCCCAATTTACAGTTTCTCAACATACAAGATTGCCCAAAGATTTCCAGGTTTCCAGAGTGTGGTTTGCCGCCTAACTTGAAACAGCTTACTGTCGGGAGACAATGGAGGGATCTATTGCCGACGGGCAACTTGGATGCCCTCACTCATCTCACCATTATTGATGATTGTGGGTGTCAAAGCATGATAAAGTCATTCCCAGAGGTGGGTTCGCTGCCTCACCTTCCCTCCCTTACCACTCTCAACATATGCAGGTTCTATAATCTGGAGACATTGGAGTGCAACGAGCTTCTCCGCCTCACCTCCCTTCAACAATTAATAATTCAACAATGTTGGAGGCTGGGGAATATGGAAGGAGAAAAGCTGCCTCCCTCTATCTTGCTACTCAAAATTGAATACTGTGATTTGCTGGGCGAACACTGCAAGAATAAGCATCAACAGATTTGGCCCAAAATTTCTCACATCCCGACCATTGAAGTTGATGGCCAACAAATTTTCTGAATAGAGATTTCTGAGCAGGTAATTTCTCTAATCTTCATATTTAGAGAGGAAGATAAGAATTAATTACCGTGCAATCAAAATTGAAAGACATGGAATATCTTTTTATTGTGTATCCAGCATTTGAGAATTTCTTTACATGCATTGATGAATCAAATTTACTGTTTCTAACATCTTCTGCAGGTAGCATATACTGAGGTACAAGTTCCCAGATGGTTGAGATTTCAGCATATAATCTTATACGGAATCAGAAGAGGTGATTTCTATTTTAGCTTCGGGTCGGAGAATATGGAAGGAGAAAAGCTGCCTTCCTCTCTGTTACTACTTCAAATTCAAGACTGTCCTTTGCTCGGAGAATCCTGCAAGAAGAGTTGCAGCTAAACTCCGCATGAAGGTAAATATGAACTTGATGGATCTATAGCTATTGAATTTGAAATTGCTCTATCTCTTAGCATTTCTTTTAGTACCAACTCAAATATATTTTCCAGGGGCCTGAAGAGATAGATGAATCTGTTTTCTTTATAGATTCAACCATGAAAATGTGCATTAGGCAGCTTCTATGGCCATTGCAACTTGGTGAGCATGTAAGTACTTTTGTAAAATTTACCATTTGtagtattattattttgatgtCAAATCTTTTAAAGCTGAATTTGTCTCTTTCAGTTCTGTTTTTGAAGCTATAAAGGAAGGCAACAATGTTACACATCATTGTGTATTATCAAGCAGGTTCTGTTCGTTTTATGTTTGAGGCACAAGCAAACACTTTTTGGAGTGTCTCTCTACATTCCCATTAGTATATTAACCTGATGAAGAGAATAATCGGATGGTCAAAGCTTTTCTTGATTAACTGGAGATTCTTCACTCATAGTTATTCAATTTGGAGTAGCGATTGCGATCTGATCTCTCTAGCAGAACTACCAGAAAATTCGTAGACTGCAGCTGCTTTTCCGGTGAAGTTTTGCACTTGTGTTTCGTTGGTTTCATTTTGTTGATGTGTTTGTGTCCTTGTACAAAGAGTTGTGCACGTATGCTTATTAGTGCTTGTAAGTTTTGAGACATCTATGTAGCTTTGATATGGATAATACCGAAGCTTTTTACCTTCATGTGGGTTTTTTTGATCTCTCACGTTTGAGAGGTTTTTTCCCACGTTAAACTTTGGTGTTCTATTTTTCTGccttctcttcagtattgccaTATATAGGTGCCTATATTATGTTTCGGTGCTTCCATATTATGCCTTTCACTGGTCTATTTCCCTTCCCCCTATTCCTAgagtgaaaaataattttaccaTGTTACTGTAAAATACGATTAAGTATATTGCCCATGAATCATAAATATATATGATTCTCACAAGATTAGaagattataaaaattatattaagaTAGATGCTAAATTCGAGAATATTGATTAGCAACGCCGTTTATATTTAGaactgaaaataatgcatcaACAATTAATTTGTCTAAAATGTTTGCATAAGTGTATACAAGAACTTATCTCGCAGCATATACACAATTTTCCTGGAATAAGTGAAAGTGAAGAATCATTCTCTTCCAAAAGGAAATTCAGTTTGTACTTCATGGCATTGTGAGCAGTTAGAATACTTTAAACAATAGTTGATCCAAGAATGACAAAaattttctcttaaaaaaagttatgtaaaaaatattaggtTTTCCCTCCATAAATCATGGTAGAGAGGGGACATTGAGTTATTGGTAAGGATTAAGGATACTAACTTACGATACAAAGGGCTTATTAGGATAAGTTTATTACTTATGCTTGATATTCAAC includes:
- the LOC130962365 gene encoding putative disease resistance protein At3g14460 → MYLDEDTLKIKGCESVIDSVFKAIGIHQLQFPEKQQHKYDLVELQIGKNCGSLTVLPLDAFPNLKNLGIHRSGNLESISMSEPPHASLQHLSICECPEFVSFPAQGLAAPDLTDLEVFRCSKLVALPRGMNTLLPNLQFLNIQDCPKISRFPECGLPPNLKQLTVGRQWRDLLPTGNLDALTHLTIIDDCGCQSMIKSFPEVGSLPHLPSLTTLNICRFYNLETLECNELLRLTSLQQLIIQQCWRLGNMEGEKLPPSILLLKIEYCDLLGEHCKNKHQQIWPKISHIPTIEVDGQQIF